The proteins below are encoded in one region of Papaver somniferum cultivar HN1 unplaced genomic scaffold, ASM357369v1 unplaced-scaffold_31, whole genome shotgun sequence:
- the LOC113341769 gene encoding dnaJ homolog subfamily C member 12-like has translation MTEIDHYAVLGLPSGEEGAKLTQADIKKAFRSKSLELHPDKCPDDPNANSNFQKLQSSYDILRDEIERKRFHDLLRSRAQDDSTKFGQMMAYYHDKVVAYFCPPNHDRQVREEEERCRKQLREALAKLFRTLFNLERGSSAPDSESISSSPDSDKLAREKLAREVEVDICVELSLVGLEIMTVIGKIISIGIAAGKRYYQAASSIGIAAGKRYYQAASSFYSAKGLDMFFRFRKRVQVD, from the coding sequence ATGACGGAAATTGATCATTATGCTGTTCTAGGGTTACCATCAGGCGAAGAAGGGGCAAAATTAACTCAAGCAGACATTAAGAAAGCTTTTAGATCCAAATCCCTAGAGTTACATCCAGACAAGTGTCCTGATGATCCCAATGCAAATTCTAATTTTCAAAAACTTCAATCATCGTACGATATTCTTAGAGATGAAATAGAGCGTAAACGCTTCCATGATCTATTGAGGTCTCGTGCACAGGATGATTCCACAAAATTTGGCCAAATGATGGCTTATTATCATGATAAAGTTGTTGCTTATTTTTGTCCTCCTAATCATGATAGACAAGttcgagaagaagaagagagatgtCGTAAGCAGTTGAGAGAAGCTTTAGCAAAACTATTTAGGACGCTGTTCAACCTGGAACGTGGTTCTTCTGCTCCTGATTCTGAAAGTATctcttcttctcctgattctgataAACTAGCTCGAGAAAAACTAGCTCGAGAAGTAGAAGTTGATATATGCGTTGAGCTGTCGTTGGTAGGTCTAGAAATTATGACCGTTATCGGTAAAATAATTTCGATTGGTATTGCTGCTGGGAAAAGATACTACCAAGCTGCTTCTTCGATTGGTATTGCTGCTGGGAAAAGATACTATCAAGCTGCTTCTTCTTTCTATTCAGCAAAAGGGTTAGACATGTTCTTCCGCTTCAGAAAAAGGGTACAAGTTGATTAA